From the genome of Oryza glaberrima chromosome 1, OglaRS2, whole genome shotgun sequence:
CGCGGAGATGCCTCAGAGGGACGCGGTCTCGTTCACCACTGTCATTTCCGCCCTCTCGCGCTCCGGTCATCCTGAGCGCGCCCTGGCCGTCTTCCGCGATATGCTCACCGAGGCCGTGCAGCCCAACGAGGTTACACTTGCGGAAGTGCTCACGGCGATGGCCTGTGACCACGGGGCACCAGCACCAGTTGGTGCTGCCCATGGCGTTGCCGTGCGGCGTGGGCTTGATGGATTTGTCATCGTGGCCACCAACCTGGTCCATGCATATGGAGCAGTGTCACAGGTTCCTTCTGCCCGTTCCATATTCGAGCTAATGCCAGATAGAAACACTGTCACTTGGAATACAATGCTTAATTGCTATGTCAAGGCAGGAATGATTAACATGGCTGCTGAGGTGTTCGGTGTGATCCCAGAGAGGGATGAGGTCTCTTGGTTGACAATGATAGATGGATATATGTGTGCGGATTTCCTACTGCAGGCTCTCAGGACATATGTTGCGATGGTGGGTACGGTGGGCATAAGGGCCAATGAGGTGATACTTGTTGGTTTGGTCAAGGCATGTTCTCGACATTCCGCTGTCTCAGAAGGGCAACAACTCCACACAGTCATTCTAAAGAATGGTTTTGACGCTCATGCATTTGTACAGGCTACCCTGATCCATTATTACGGGTCTTGTGATTTTATTGACCATGCCCAGATGCAATTCAAATTGTCAGACAAGTCACACGTAGCTTCCTGGAATGCCCTTATGGCTAGCCTACTAAGAAGGAATCTAGTGCATGAAGCAAGGCAGCTGTTCGATGACATGCCTGAGAGGGACACCATTTCTTGGAGTACATTGATATCTGGGTATGTCCAGAGTGGGAATTCAAACATGGCTTTGCAGATATTCTGTTCGATGCTAGATGCTGGTGTTGAACCTAATGAGATCACTTTAGCAAGTGCTCTGTCTGCAGTAGCCAATTCTGGCACCTTGGGGCAAGCAAGATGGATCCATGACTACATAATCAGCAGATCAATCCAGCTTACTGATAAACTGAGCGCTGGACTGATTAACGTGTATGCAAAGTGTGGTAGCATTGCTGAAGCAGTTCAGCTATTTAACCATGTTAAGGATAAGTCAATTTCAGTGTCTCCTTGGAATTCTATCATCTGTAATTTAGCTATTCATGGCTATGTGAACATGTCACTGGAATTGTTTTCACAGTTGCAAAGCACCACCAATATTAAACCCAACTCAATCACATACCTTGGTGTGTTAAATGCATGTTGTCATGCTGGGATGGTAGCTGAGGGGAAGCGCCAATTTGAGTCCATGAGGCAACAATATGGAATCCAACCAGAAATTAAGCACTATGGTTGCATGGTCGATCTTCTTTGTCGAGCTGGGTATTTGGAAGAAGCAGAACTGCTTATTAAGACGATGCCAATGAAAGCTGATGTGGTAGCCTGGGGTTGTATCCTTGCAGCTGCAAGGACTCAAGGAAATGTAGCCTTAGGAGAAAAGGCTGCAGAAGAATTGTCAAAGCTTGACCCAAGCCATGGAGCATCCAAAATAGCCTTGTCAAACCTCTATGCTGATGCTGGTCATTGGAGCAATGTGTCAGTGGTGAGGAAGGAACTCCAGAATGAGAATT
Proteins encoded in this window:
- the LOC127759682 gene encoding pentatricopeptide repeat-containing protein At5g19020, mitochondrial — translated: MTTRAGAPLAVFLVSSLKSAAARLRHGEQLHALAAKSGLLASNLFVRNSLLAFYSRVAPSLAYHLFDEIPPLLRDATAHNILLSALARAGRLERAQCLLAEMPQRDAVSFTTVISALSRSGHPERALAVFRDMLTEAVQPNEVTLAEVLTAMACDHGAPAPVGAAHGVAVRRGLDGFVIVATNLVHAYGAVSQVPSARSIFELMPDRNTVTWNTMLNCYVKAGMINMAAEVFGVIPERDEVSWLTMIDGYMCADFLLQALRTYVAMVGTVGIRANEVILVGLVKACSRHSAVSEGQQLHTVILKNGFDAHAFVQATLIHYYGSCDFIDHAQMQFKLSDKSHVASWNALMASLLRRNLVHEARQLFDDMPERDTISWSTLISGYVQSGNSNMALQIFCSMLDAGVEPNEITLASALSAVANSGTLGQARWIHDYIISRSIQLTDKLSAGLINVYAKCGSIAEAVQLFNHVKDKSISVSPWNSIICNLAIHGYVNMSLELFSQLQSTTNIKPNSITYLGVLNACCHAGMVAEGKRQFESMRQQYGIQPEIKHYGCMVDLLCRAGYLEEAELLIKTMPMKADVVAWGCILAAARTQGNVALGEKAAEELSKLDPSHGASKIALSNLYADAGHWSNVSVVRKELQNENLERLTGSSGILQL